Proteins from a single region of Leuconostoc gasicomitatum LMG 18811:
- a CDS encoding cell division protein FtsQ/DivIB, with protein MKTKRPRQLWISLAAFVVFIVGIVLLLQPWRTIKTVNINTMMIPTDKIATYANINQKTPYWRIVGQTKFIAQHIVRQDDQIDSAQVTLQGNNVNIDIVEKVTAGYVEQGHNWYIINREGMFKKVQTPEGNAPVYANFKTNKDVKKLAKAFVSLELTLRQNISQIIFSPNKDNANRLIIIMNDGNTVYATLDTFGKKINYYPGIAAQMPVKGIVDLQFGAYSYAYGTSQANTTNKKSDHKDKQK; from the coding sequence CTGAAAACAAAACGACCGCGACAACTTTGGATAAGCTTAGCGGCTTTTGTGGTGTTTATAGTCGGTATCGTGCTCCTATTACAGCCATGGCGAACAATTAAAACAGTTAATATCAATACCATGATGATACCAACTGATAAAATTGCAACGTATGCAAATATCAATCAGAAAACACCATACTGGCGTATAGTGGGCCAGACAAAGTTTATTGCACAACATATCGTTAGACAAGATGATCAAATTGATTCAGCTCAGGTCACATTACAGGGGAATAATGTTAACATTGACATTGTTGAGAAAGTAACTGCAGGTTATGTTGAACAAGGGCATAATTGGTATATTATTAATCGTGAGGGAATGTTTAAAAAGGTTCAAACCCCTGAAGGCAATGCACCTGTATATGCCAACTTTAAAACAAACAAAGATGTTAAAAAACTAGCTAAAGCGTTTGTATCATTAGAATTAACGTTACGTCAAAATATTAGTCAGATCATTTTTTCGCCTAATAAAGATAATGCTAACCGGCTCATAATTATTATGAATGATGGGAATACTGTTTATGCAACGTTAGATACATTTGGTAAAAAAATTAATTATTATCCTGGAATTGCTGCACAAATGCCTGTTAAGGGTATTGTTGATTTGCAATTTGGTGCCTATTCATATGCTTATGGCACCTCACAGGCAAATACAACGAATAAAAAAAGCGACCATAAAGACAAACAAAAGTGA
- the ftsA gene encoding cell division protein FtsA → MNNSGVTVGLDIGTTSIKVVIAQTTGNQFNVIGAGNAPSRGLRKGVIVDIDATASAIREAIEQAQEKANFQINEVIVGIPANQIEMVHVEGLVSIANQNKRITYADVQNVAKQALSHNVSSDHDVIDLIAEEFIVDGFDGIKDPHEMIGVRLELHGTAFVGPSKILDNTRMAIQKAGLKLHEFVLAPLAIGTSILNDGEQDFGTVLIDLGGGQTTTSVIHDRKLKFNHVDLEGGDNVTKDISTVLGISYTHAEKIKRDFGYADPTQASSDKEFSVEVVGDNTPQLVNEHYLSEIIAARLEQIYMRAFDPLSTVNGLNMPGGIVLTGGNAALPRMVDYAKTILGDNVRLFIPDQIGLRHPSYTRAMAYAMFASRESMTQQVIKQVIMSHREDTDSMQSIPSVSKQSHEYVETSESTDQPLYNYDGKQDDQPRQSIFSRLIQTIKNLFRED, encoded by the coding sequence ATGAATAATTCAGGCGTGACGGTGGGTTTAGACATTGGTACCACATCCATCAAAGTAGTCATTGCGCAAACAACTGGTAATCAATTCAACGTGATTGGTGCAGGAAATGCACCTTCGCGAGGTTTACGTAAGGGCGTGATCGTGGACATTGATGCAACTGCCAGTGCGATCCGCGAAGCGATTGAACAAGCACAAGAAAAAGCGAATTTTCAAATTAATGAAGTAATTGTAGGAATTCCTGCAAATCAAATTGAAATGGTTCATGTCGAAGGCCTCGTTTCGATTGCTAATCAAAATAAACGTATTACTTACGCTGATGTACAAAATGTGGCAAAGCAGGCTTTATCGCATAATGTATCGTCAGATCATGATGTTATTGATTTAATTGCTGAGGAATTTATTGTAGATGGTTTTGATGGTATAAAAGATCCGCATGAAATGATTGGTGTGCGACTTGAATTACACGGAACAGCCTTTGTTGGACCAAGCAAGATTTTAGATAATACACGTATGGCAATTCAAAAAGCAGGTTTGAAGCTACATGAATTTGTTTTGGCACCATTGGCCATTGGCACTAGCATTTTAAATGATGGTGAACAGGACTTTGGAACTGTGTTAATAGATCTCGGTGGTGGACAAACCACGACATCCGTTATACATGATCGTAAGTTGAAGTTTAATCATGTAGACCTCGAAGGTGGGGATAATGTTACTAAAGATATTTCAACAGTTCTAGGTATATCTTATACACATGCTGAAAAAATCAAACGTGATTTTGGATATGCCGATCCAACTCAAGCAAGTTCTGACAAAGAATTTTCTGTTGAAGTTGTTGGAGATAATACGCCTCAATTAGTTAATGAACACTATCTTTCAGAAATTATTGCCGCAAGGTTAGAACAAATATATATGCGTGCATTTGATCCGCTGAGCACGGTTAACGGTTTGAACATGCCAGGTGGGATTGTTTTAACTGGTGGGAATGCAGCTTTGCCACGCATGGTTGACTATGCTAAAACTATTTTGGGTGACAATGTACGACTTTTTATCCCTGATCAAATTGGATTGCGTCATCCTTCTTATACACGCGCAATGGCGTATGCGATGTTTGCCTCGCGTGAAAGTATGACACAACAGGTCATTAAACAAGTTATTATGTCACATCGTGAAGATACTGATAGTATGCAATCTATACCATCAGTATCCAAACAATCACATGAATACGTAGAAACATCTGAGTCAACCGATCAGCCGTTATACAATTATGATGGCAAGCAAGATGACCAACCACGGCAAAGTATTTTTAGCCGTTTAATACAAACAATTAAGAATTTATTTCGAGAAGATTAG
- the murG gene encoding undecaprenyldiphospho-muramoylpentapeptide beta-N-acetylglucosaminyltransferase → MRVILSGGGTGGHIYPALALAEVIKQHEPDSEFLYVGSERGVESNIVPATGMAFDKLSVQGFKRSLSLDNVKTVNLFLRAVKQSKKIIKDFKPDVVVGTGGYVAGAVVYAAQRMHIPTVIHEQNSVAGVTNKFLARGASKIGVAFDVAKQQFPAGKVTLVGNPRAQQVAHIVSTFSWQTLGLRDDKSTLLIFGGSQGAPAINSAVIEAMNTFNLRNYQVVVVTGPKRYDNVLSQLNSQGIAVADNVRILPYIDNMPEVLAKTNAIVSRAGATSIAEITALGIPSILVPSLHVTGNHQTKNAQSLVDDGAALVIAETDLNGETLITAVDSLLLNDKASENMAAQVAKVGIPDAGDRLYNLIQDAILEKKD, encoded by the coding sequence ATGCGTGTAATTTTATCGGGTGGTGGCACAGGCGGCCATATTTATCCAGCTTTAGCATTGGCTGAAGTGATTAAGCAACATGAACCAGACTCAGAATTTTTATATGTTGGTTCGGAACGCGGAGTGGAATCTAATATTGTACCAGCAACTGGTATGGCTTTTGATAAGCTATCTGTCCAAGGATTTAAGCGGTCATTATCATTAGATAATGTTAAAACAGTTAATTTATTTTTGAGAGCAGTCAAGCAATCTAAAAAGATTATTAAAGATTTTAAGCCAGACGTTGTTGTTGGTACAGGTGGTTATGTCGCCGGGGCAGTAGTATATGCTGCGCAACGTATGCATATTCCAACTGTGATTCATGAACAAAATTCTGTTGCTGGTGTAACAAATAAATTTTTGGCGCGTGGTGCAAGCAAAATTGGTGTTGCTTTTGATGTTGCTAAACAACAATTTCCAGCAGGAAAAGTGACACTTGTTGGTAACCCTCGTGCGCAGCAAGTTGCACACATTGTATCAACGTTTTCTTGGCAAACTTTGGGCTTGCGAGATGACAAATCAACGCTTTTAATTTTTGGTGGCTCACAAGGCGCACCAGCTATCAATTCAGCAGTTATTGAAGCTATGAATACTTTTAATTTAAGAAATTATCAAGTTGTCGTAGTGACAGGGCCTAAGCGATATGACAATGTGTTATCACAACTAAATAGTCAGGGTATTGCTGTCGCTGATAATGTTCGCATTCTGCCATATATTGATAATATGCCAGAAGTGCTAGCAAAAACCAATGCGATTGTATCCAGAGCTGGGGCAACGTCAATTGCTGAAATCACAGCATTAGGCATTCCATCGATTTTAGTGCCAAGCCTTCATGTTACTGGCAATCATCAAACGAAAAATGCACAAAGCTTGGTCGATGATGGTGCTGCACTAGTAATAGCAGAAACAGATTTAAATGGAGAAACACTAATAACAGCTGTTGATTCATTATTGTTGAATGATAAAGCCAGCGAAAATATGGCGGCACAAGTTGCAAAAGTGGGAATACCTGATGCAGGTGATAGATTGTATAACTTAATACAAGATGCCATTTTAGAAAAGAAAGATTAA